Genomic segment of Brassica napus cultivar Da-Ae unplaced genomic scaffold, Da-Ae ScsIHWf_2457;HRSCAF=3173, whole genome shotgun sequence:
AAGGCCTCATCTACCGTAATGAAAAGATTAGAAGAAGCTCACTCATCCTAGTACTTGAGAGATATGGACAAATAATACTAATTTGATCAAACAAATCAAAGCTAAGCAAGTGCAGTATTTATAATCTTAATCAGGGTGATTAATTATGGATCGACCGATGCTTAGAAATACTCACTCCAGATGGAGTAGGGAAGACGTGTCTTTGCCaccattttcagattttttttcttttctttttgctgaTATCTTAAATGTAATTCATGTTGTGTGCTGTTTTCCATAATAACCCGAGCTGTATATGAATTTCAGGTTTGTACTTTGATTTCTTCGAATAGTTTTTCTAGTGCCATGTTAACCCGCCTTAATGGTTTCAAGAATCTCCTTTCGAAAACTTAGGTCTATGATTCACAAAATTCGATACtacttttctttgttctttcgAACTACTTATTGTCCCACATAAATGTACCAAGGTCAAAATGTTGATTTTTCCTTACAGTCCAGTTTCTTCCTATGTTCAAAGTCCACAAAAACCAAAGTTGAATGTAACGGTTAGCCTAAGTCATGTTCTTTCTCCCCCTTCGTACGAAACCTGAAAAACACGTTAACACAACAAAAAACAGATCAACCGTTCACAAGGATAAAAAACGGAATTAACCAAATGAAAAAAGAATAAACGATACGTACCTCACACACACGACGAACAACAAATACCTGGGAATCATAACGGAACACACAACGAGCCACACGACGACGGTTAACGGCAAACGGAACGGGTCTACGGCAGTGGAGAACGTTGACGGAACAGATAACGGCGAAGGCAAACGGCGCAAAACTCAAACGGGATCCAGAATATTTGACAGTCCCTTTGTTTCATATCCAGATTTAAATTACGCAATTcgattttgttctttaatttgTTCTAAGATATTTTCTGCTTAGGGAAACATTATCTGCTTTCTTCGTTATCATATGAGTACTAAGGTACAATCTCATCTTCACCCAACATAACAAGTCTTATAAGACGGTGTCGTTTCAGTCTCCGTTTTTACATATCTCCCTCCGGTTAGACTCGGCCCAATATGACTCGGCCCAATATGACTCGGCCCAATATGACTCGGCCCATCCGCGCAGATCCAGCTCGCTCCAGATCCAGACTTCTTCGCCGGATCTATCCAGAAACTGTGGCTGATTCAGAAACAAGAACAAACCTGATAACCAGATCAAACATCATCCGCCTTCGACATAGACGATAGCCTGCTAGGCCTCGGCTGATAAGCAGATCGCCTCTTCAGCTGATGCGACGAAGGCCTTATCAGCGTCGTCAACGCTCTTCTCACCCACTCACCTTCAACACCACCGATTCTCACCAGCGAATTCGTCATCGCCGATCTACGCATATTCAATCCGTTCGTCGAATACGTCGCCGCGCCTTGACCGTGCGGATTCGCCACGTTCTTATGCAAACTACACCGGAAGGATCCGGGATGAGTCGTCGGCGAACACATACACCTCCTTCGCGAATCGGGGATCTTATTGCCGCTCGGCTTCGAAACGGCGACGGATTGGTTGGGGGAGACGGATCTGTTATCGATCGAGTAACGGAACGACTGGTTCAACGGCGTTGAGGTGAAGAGGTTCACGCGGGTGGGAGACGCGGATCTGTGGTGGGGATGTTGCTGTTGACGGCGGTTGCTGAAAAAGGATGTAGACGAGAAGCTCGAGCTTGTGGAGGAAGCGAAACCTGATGAGGAAGGAGACGATACGCCGCCGTAGAAACGACCTGACGGTGATACGGAGCGTAGCACCGGCCCGCTGGATCTGGTTTTAGAAGAGTTAAACaccattttgaatttttttttttttttttgggaaattcAAATTGAAAGAGGAAAGAGGTTTCTTGAGGAAGAAGGCAATTGATGaggatttttttctctttaggGGTTCCCGGAGGACAGTTGGTTCGGCAAACCTAGCGAGTATCAGAATGCGAATTTATAGCTGAAGAGGATGAATGGCGTTTCTGTAATTATTGAGAAACTTCGTGACCTTTTGAGAAACTTGGTTTGTGGGGTTAATTGACTTAACCATGGTTAAGAAGAGATTGGGTTTgggatttctttttttttcattgtttatCAACTTGCCTGGTTATTGCCGTCTCGGAAAAGAATCGGATTCTGATCCGACGGCTGAGATTGAGATGATTCATGAGAGTGTTTTTGTGGGCACTTGCAGTGGCCGCCACGTAGACGGATTCGAGAAAAGGTCAGCTTTCAATTTACGAAATTACCCTCTAGAAAAATGTGAAGGAAATTACGTAACTACCATTTTCATCTAATCTCAAGGGccaagttttcattttcttttggcCCAAGGAGTCCCACAAAGACAACCTTTTCTTGAAGCTgatagtttttttcatttttttttctatatatatcttCTCGCAATTTATTGCTTGATGTAATGGCTCTAATTCCATAAGATTTTAATAATTACATTTGAGGGATTTTGATTTGTATGTTTATGTttagtaaaccaaaaacaaagcAAATTTGGCTATTTGGTATTTTCTTTTTCGACCGAAACAAAGATCCAACAACACCTGTCGCGTACAATCATCAACCCCCACCACGATAGAGAGCGTGTGACCCGCGATATATGTAATATAAACTTGGTTCCAAAACGCGCCCACGGTTTCTTTGAACTAACTGTGGATTTACATATACATTTGGCTGGTatggaaaaacaaaacaaaaaaaacatagataatGTTCAGAATCATCTTCGAGTTGCAATTGCACGCCGATAATAAAATTGAGAacgaaacaaaaccaaaacgtATTGAATTATAGGAAGTAACCTTTTCTAAATGAAATGAATAAAGTTAGCTTCATATTCAAGTTTATTAGGTTGAATGTATGACTTATTAAAATGCATGTGTTCAAAACTTAAAACTCAGTTaagttctttatttttttttgtaaaaagttaAGTTCTTTATTCATTTGGGGGTAAATATGCTTTAGCTTCCTAAATCCGTCTATAGTTTCAtcgaaacaaatataaaaaaaaaaggtgctAACTCTCAGTCTACAATAATTAGAACCTTCTTTGTTTGCATTCCAAATTGTAAACCCTAAATATAATAACAAGTTAACAACTAGGCATTTCCATGTCCAGCCAGCAAAGAAAAAGTCGTATCCAGCATAAAAAGACACGAATAAGTTGACAATTTGTGACCATTATAAACCCAATTAGGAAATATATTGAATGACAATTGGTGACCATGATAAActaattagaaaatatattcaaataaagtaCGAACGTAggtttattaataattaaagaGACCGGCTTCCTGGAATTTAAACTAGATTCAAACTTATGAGTCGGTCTTCGAAATTGTGCCTTGGTCCTGGGTTTTCTTCTTGGTTGACAGACCGAACCAACTACGTGCTTATTTATGCAATATATATGTTGTTCCAACGGTTTACGTTGGTATAAGTCCCATGGTACAATTTCTTATGAAAATATCTTCTTTGTTGTAAAGGCCTATTCCTTAGCTCGTTATTAATTACTTCAAAAGTAAACGAGAAATTAAGCATCATATTTTAATAGTAGAGTAAtaataatgttattttcagAATATTAAATGCGAAGTAATGGTCTAGCGAAAGAGTGAAATGAGCACATGGTGGAGATGAATGATAATGTTCCCAGCTGTGAGGGAGCGTGACTCTAACACCACTACGTGTCAGCCGGTCAGGTTTTGGGTCGTAATCTTCTTTACCAAAATACTATGGGAGAAAATCCACTTTTACTCTTTTCTAGTATCTTTTTAACCGTCAATCCTTTTTGGGATTTTAATTTAGACATTATCATAATTTGTGTAAAGTAATGTCAGCTgaatttgttgacaaaaaaaatgtcagCTGAATTTTAGAATATCAAAAAGCATTCCTTTTTTAAGGAATTGAAATCtgacttttaataattttatatttttgaatttatattcATGAATAATTTAATTAGTTGTGACAAGAGAAAGACGATGTTTTTAGATGTTGTGGCACAAAAatgtttgttgaaacaaaataCAGCGGGTCTCTTAATTTAGAACAAAATGGACGGGTTATAATAAtctcaactagattttgatccgcgcttggaAAACGCGGGttttttggattatattataacagttatataatttatgaattagtttatttgatattttatatgtacacttttacgTAAATTTCTTTTACGcatgagaattatatccggacaaaaaaaacaaaccgaaccgacccggaaatATAGGTATAGTTCAGGTCCAGAGAAGATAACATATTTGGGTTTTTTTTGGACCCGTATGTCTTTGTTTGAGTCCGGGTCCTACCCTAGacccgatcataaatatgttgtgtttattaggtgtatttggatatttcgaatatgtttccagcattatggatattttttttagatttttggttcacgattatagtttttgatttcagataaattttcaatgtaaatttttttttgggtatttggataaaattttgagTATTTTCAGTTCAGTTacagattttgaataagattttgaatttttagaaatttgaatttttttggctatttatttggagtttcaaatacttttcgtgtttcagatatttttcagattttttagatatttcgaATTTTCTTaggatcctaaatacccgaacagatgtggacccattacgtccatatcgggtccaacaactttttgatataaatttttaatgttattgtacaaaaacatggttgatgaaatatttttagaaaattcatttttaaatatgaaaatatctatcacactatagacggttgaaagtttagtatataatatgagattttagtaggaaagtttatatatgatatgattacgTTATTATAAAGGAAATAAGAagttagaatgtacacatatatgtcgTGTAACTTCTCTttctttaaatcatatattatatgataaaagtgataatataaaacattagtttcaatgtttttatgattaaaagtcaaaatgataaatatagtaatagtaatgattaAGATGTAGGAGtgatatttgaataaataaaggaattgaataaattattgttagagaaatacatggtaacatattgttagtaTAAGTTTAAGGTAAAACCAAGAAATAATGAGTTaaatgaaagggtccaaacaactttataggtagattttttaagacttcttcccttttaatagtattgattttgaTTGGGGTTATTACATAACAAGAATACTAATGTTGCAGTGCTTTTGTGTCTGGTTGGCATATTATTGTATATGAGATATTAAATAAGTTATACATACACTAATCATTGCTATGTGAGTTAGGTTGAAAGGTGAGCAGATCTTAATTGATACTGAGGCTGGTTTACGTAGCAAACATCTATAGGTTAGCAAGGTTAGTCAAATAAGATAGCTAGTTTGGCTATTACCACCTATTTCAATTAGTTATTAATGAACTTATATGTGCAAGCTAGACAAATGTGAAAAACAAGTTAGACCAATGAAAATATAATCATTTTTTAGAAGAACAAATCATGGAGTATCCGGTCGCTTCAATTCGGTGCATTATTACCTGTCAGTGTTAATTAAGAAAGATTAGTTAATTGCAAAGTGGTTAAGCTTCTAAGTTCCAACTGCTGGTCTTAAAGCAGTCCTCGAGGCCTTGAGGTCAAGTCACATGCGTTTAGAATTTAGTCTTTTCATAACTATACGATtactttatgaaaaaaatatctttgagTAATTAAGTTTGACATTGACTCCGATTGGCGATCGGAGAAAAATATACTTTACTTATCTtacatattaaaacagaagtcacaactttgattcatgtgtgattttttttaaaaatggacctaatggacctattcataaaaattcataatatattttaattcagactaataataaatataatttttaaaatattttaatcatagtatcttttgatatctttttattttaaatataaatatatttattttaaaattttaacaaatctgtttaaaaagatttttacaagatcttcattttcgaaattatatttaaatattttcactaattttgaaattagtttaaaatattattatacattaatatattcagttatataaaatgaaaaataaaaaaaaatctataatattttagttattatataatcataatcaatcatattaaattaaaattattatattgagctaaatataataaaattgtattaaatttatatatttatataatttattttcgtaattataaaatatttatgatcaaaaataaaatctaatatgttgatAAGATGgattaacattatcaaactatataatacatgtataaaaattaacatgtatttctttaaagttaataatataaaatctttgtaactactttaatcataatatattttcattttaaatataatatatatttatatattatatttaaaaaattctaattaatctgtgtaatatttaaacaataacttaatgtattttaagttatcgtttagaaatgaaaataaataaattatatcctattttgtctacttttatagtcatgatcatgttaaaatataattattatactaaaataaatatgataaaattatattcaattgataaatttataaattttattttcataaatataaactatttatttaaaatataatatgatgatagaacggcttaaaattaacaaactatataatacaatctaaaaattaacatatcttacacttttatatatacaataataaattatctaaaatgaataagcataaaaatattggtaaaaagaaatcaagttttaaaatacgggtcagaatttagcataaattaaatacaaaatattttttaaatatattttctcatgaatatattaatttgcttaataactaaatgcaaatacaataagataaatatataataagaaggggcaaatacataaggtttaaagtttaaacaactaattaattataacatgtaaattacaaaattattgtatttgaaatagttatataaatatttaagtatatgattaacattaaaaatatataccacttatgttttaaaacaataatttatgtatagaaaagtgaaaacaaacacccgtgcggttgcacgggtcaaaatctagttctatAGTTAATACAAACATAAGTAGATTAGTACCGATTATATGTTTATACATGTTTGATACTATCACTTACTATGTAAACATTgtattttggtttggatttttaaaaattggttgcaagtattttcatgttattgacaaaagaaaatcaaCTAGTCACAATGCAGAGCCCAATGTTATGTCATGTTGGGCAAGTACTTGAGGGACAAGCAAATCTTTTAAGCAACGGCCTAACCATGACACATTCACACGAATGAAACTCTTCAAGATACACGGCATCCTGAAAACAAgccaaaaagtttttttttcttttaatcccTTCAAAGCTGATCAGATTCTGACAATAGAGTCGAGATATAACATGAGTCATGTGATTATCATCGTTTATTACAAGCCAAACAAAATTCTCTGGTGGCTTAAGAAGTGTTTTGTTGTACGCCACATGATCAgacatttgttttgtttagaattgtgatgAAAATGTGTTTTCAATTCTTAAAACcatattgtaatttttattcTAGTAATACGAATAGTTAATGATATGTTGGGGGAATGGATTAGTAGACTCCAGCTAAGCGGAAAAAGCCAATTAGGTGCGCCTAATTATTGGTTATTAGTGAACCCCCAAAGCCACCGCTCACGGGAGTCTAATCATGTCCCCATTATTTATTCATCGAAATTCGCATTCCCCCTATCATATCAacacatatttattttagaaaatctcTAAGATGAGtgggttttaaacttttaaacaacaaaaatcatattaatgtTAGTATAACATTACCATAAGTCATAACCATATGATTAAAGTTTAGTTATAAAGTAAAAGTTGGATCAATCTATAGATAATAAAAATGCATGAATCTCTCGAAAATGAAACTTCTTCTCGTTTTCTCTTTTACTTCTACTAATTCCCActtttaaattatgaaatacTATTTCACATAAATCTGTTATGAACTCCACactaaaaatgatttataatcTGTAAACTTGTTAGACATTTTCTTAGGATTTGATTTAGTGGTATGTCATATACTAGGCCTATTAGTACAATTACCATTGTTCCATCTTTGTTAAAATCAATGTTAGCATCATTTCTCTCTAAACTGGTTGGCTGATTTTCGTAATTTCAAGTGTAGAAAAGTATAAAAACCGCACAAGCCAGTCTTAACTTTACCACCTCCTCCAGTTCTTGTGGACTTCTATAACGGAGATCAAAGCATTCCTgggaaattaataaattatcataacACTACGACTGGTTACTTTATACTATTTTGTATACCAATATAAAATTAGcaagaaatatataaacatgTATTATATGTTTGAGATTCTCTTAGAGGTTAACCTAGTATACATGGATCAAAGAAAGAATACAAAACAACCATACAAGCATGTAAAATACTCTTGGTAATATCTCGTGGGCCACACAATCTCGTTTAACCTAAACCATCTTTAGATAATTTAGGCCCATAATTAAATAGTCCAAATGTAGACTCATTTGAGTCGGTTTAACGGGGTTGGATCGCTTGCAGTCGCTAGTTATCGAGATAAGTATGCATT
This window contains:
- the LOC125601137 gene encoding uncharacterized protein LOC125601137, with the protein product MVFNSSKTRSSGPVLRSVSPSGRFYGGVSSPSSSGFASSTSSSFSSTSFFSNRRQQQHPHHRSASPTRVNLFTSTPLNQSFRYSIDNRSVSPNQSVAVSKPSGNKIPDSRRRCMCSPTTHPGSFRCSLHKNVANPHGQGAATYSTNGLNMRRSAMTNSLVRIGGVEGEWVRRALTTLIRPSSHQLKRRSAYQPRPSRLSSMSKADDV